The proteins below come from a single Atribacterota bacterium genomic window:
- a CDS encoding tetratricopeptide repeat protein — MKIKLVGAVLLWFFVVSLAVAQDAQEHYRNGYIYFSQGNYQKALESYQKALELDPQFWDAQYWVGKVYEQLGDIPQALVAWRKVLIAQPLHRDAFQKWRAYVKAEGIGERERERFKAMFLYQTETPAVGKDEAWSTVIPYALSLMGARDITSLRLAGSIMRWMGRNVSALLTPYEKPAYRRALEILREDFSQEDPYLVYEFLRECLTRFEGDGEISNLVDGVLAAVFAAHAQIAREEAGQTAGIEFQVRQDGVVQQALSEESVQQTPRMEFYLKEPPPEGAR; from the coding sequence ATGAAAATAAAACTGGTTGGTGCGGTTTTACTTTGGTTTTTCGTGGTTTCTCTGGCCGTAGCCCAGGATGCACAGGAACACTATCGAAATGGGTACATCTATTTTTCCCAGGGTAATTACCAAAAGGCTTTGGAATCCTATCAGAAAGCTCTGGAGCTTGACCCCCAGTTCTGGGATGCTCAGTACTGGGTGGGGAAGGTGTACGAACAGCTCGGTGATATTCCTCAAGCTTTGGTGGCTTGGAGGAAAGTCCTCATCGCTCAACCCCTCCATCGAGATGCCTTTCAGAAGTGGCGGGCCTATGTAAAAGCGGAAGGAATCGGGGAACGGGAAAGGGAACGGTTCAAGGCAATGTTTCTCTATCAGACGGAAACACCTGCTGTTGGTAAAGACGAAGCCTGGTCAACGGTTATCCCCTACGCACTGAGCTTAATGGGGGCACGGGACATCACCTCGCTGCGTCTGGCGGGGTCTATCATGCGCTGGATGGGAAGGAATGTCAGCGCCTTATTGACCCCTTACGAAAAACCCGCTTATCGCCGGGCTTTGGAAATTCTGCGGGAGGACTTTTCACAAGAGGATCCTTATCTCGTCTACGAATTTCTGCGTGAATGTTTGACCCGTTTTGAAGGGGACGGGGAGATATCGAATCTGGTGGATGGTGTTCTGGCGGCGGTATTTGCCGCTCATGCGCAAATTGCCCGGGAAGAAGCAGGACAAACCGCGGGAATCGAATTTCAGGTCCGCCAGGACGGAGTTGTACAGCAAGCCTTAAGCGAGGA